Genomic segment of Streptosporangium sp. NBC_01755:
GCGTTCAAGCCGGAGGAGGCCGCGTACCTGGTCGCCCAGGTGGCGCAGATCAACCTGTGGAACCGCATCGCGTCGCCCATGCACACGCGCCCGCCGAAGCGGGGCTGACGGGCGCGCGATCCAGCCCGAGGGCGTGATCGACGGGGATCGCAGCTCGGACCGGTGGGGTCGGGGGAACGGATGGAACGACGCGACTCAGGGCACGTTTCCCGACACGCTGACCGTCGACTTCGCCGCGTCGGCGCCGGTAGGGCGGGTCGACCTGTACACCATCGACTCCGCGGCGTACCTCGCGAAGAACCGGGGCATCCGTGATGCCGACGTGCAGTTGCCGGTCGGCGACGAGTGGCGCACGGTCGCCGAGATCCGCGGCAACACCGAAGGCCTGGTGCGCCGGACTTTCGAGCCGGTCACCGCAAGCGCGCTGCGCGTGGTGGTGCGGTCCGCGAACGACGGCGCCTATTCCCGGATCGTCGAACTGGAGGCACACCCGCGATGACACCTCGTACCGGACGCGGCGCCGGTCGCTCGCGGTGGCCGTGCTTTCGCGGGGCCTGCCCGGACACCCTCGCCGACTCCCCTGAGGTCTTCACGTAGGCGGTGACCCCGCCGACCACCCGATTCGTCGACGTCGCTCCCACTGAGCGGGAGGCACACCGCCGCCGGTGTCCCGCGACTGGAATCTTTGATTGCGGGCGCCCCGCCGATCCGGGTGCGGCGCGGCGTGATCTCAGGAGGATGTGGATGCTGGAACCGGCACAACGCGTGTCCGCGGCCGACCGGTTGTGGGCGGCGGAGCGGGACAGGGAGCCGATCGCGCCGCTGACGGAGTCCTTCCCGGACATCGACGTCATCGACGCGTACGAGATCCA
This window contains:
- a CDS encoding discoidin domain-containing protein; this encodes MIDGDRSSDRWGRGNGWNDATQGTFPDTLTVDFAASAPVGRVDLYTIDSAAYLAKNRGIRDADVQLPVGDEWRTVAEIRGNTEGLVRRTFEPVTASALRVVVRSANDGAYSRIVELEAHPR